Genomic window (Capsicum annuum cultivar UCD-10X-F1 chromosome 10, UCD10Xv1.1, whole genome shotgun sequence):
NNNNNNNNNNNNNNNNNNNNNNNNNNNNNNNNNNNNNNNNNNNNNNNNNNNNNNNNNNNNNNNNNNNNNNNNNNNNNNNNNNNNNNNNNNNNNNNNNNNNNNNNNNNNNNNNNNNNNNNNNNNNNNNNNNNNNNNNNNNNNNNNNNNNNNNNNNNNNNNNNNNNNNNNNNNNNNNNNNNNNNNNNNNNNNNNNNNNNNNNNNNNNNNNNNNNNNNNNNNNNNNNNNNNNNNNNNNNNNNNNNNNNNNNNNNNNNNNNNNNNNNNNNNNNNNNNNNNNNNNNNNNNNNNNNNNNNNNNNNNNNNNNNNNNNNNNNNNNNNNNNNNNNNNNNNNNNNNNNNNNNNNNNNNNNNNNNNNNNNNNNNNNNNNNNNNNNNNNNNNNNNNNNNNNNNNNNNNNNNNNNNNNNNNNNNNNNNNNNNNNNNNNNNNNNNNNNNNNNNNNNNNNNNNNNNNNNNNNNNNNNNNNNNNNNNNNNNNNNNNNNNNNNNNNNNNNNNNNNNNNNNNNNNNNNNNNNNNNNNNNNNNNNNNNNNNNNNNNNNNNNNNNNNNNNNNNNNNNNNNNNNNNNNNNNNNNNNNNNNNNNNNNNNNNNNNNNNNNNNNNNNNNNNNNNNNNNNNNNNNNNNNNNNNNNNNNNNNNNNNNNNNNNNNNNNNNNNNNNNNNNNNNNNNNNNNNNNNNNNNNNNNNNNNNNNNNNNNNNNNNNNNNNNNNNNNNNNNNNNNNNNNNNNNNNNNNNNNNNNNNNNNNNNNNNNNNNNNNNNNNNNNNNNNNNNNNNNNNNNNNNNNNNNNNNNNNNNNNNNNNNNNNNNNNNNNNNNNNNNNNNNNNNNNNNNNNNNNNNNNNNNNNNNNNNNNNNNNNNNNNNNNNNNNNNNNNNNNNNNNNNNNNNNNNNNNNNNNNNNNNNNNNNNNNNNNNNNNNNNNNNNNNNNNNNNNNNNNNNNNNNNNNNNNNNNNNNNNNNNNNNNNNNNNNNNNNNNNNNNNNNNNNNNNNNNNNNNNNNNNNNNNNNNNNNNNNNNNNNNNNNNNNNNNNNNNNNNNNNNNNNNNNNNNNNNNNNNNNNNNNNNNNNNNNNNNNNNNNNNNNNNNNNNNNNNNNNNNNNNNNNNNNNNNNNNNNNNNNNNNNNNNNNNNNNNNNNNNNNNNNNNNNNNNNNNNNNNNNNNNNNNNNNNNNNNNNNNNNNNNNNNNNNNNNNNNNNNNNNNNNNNNNNNNNNNNNNNNNNNNNNNNNNNNNNNNNNNNNNNNNNNNNNNNNNNNNNNNNNNNNNNNNNNNNNNNNNNNNNNNNNNNNNNNNNNNNNNNNNNNNNNNNNNNNNNNNNNNNNNNNNNNNNNNNNNNNNNNNNNNNNNNNNNNNNNNNNNNNNNNNNNNNNNNNNNNNNNNNNNNNNNNNNNNNNNNNNNNNNNNNNNNNNNNNNNNNNNNNNNNNNNNNNNNNNNNNNNNNNNNNNNNNNNNNNNNNNNNNNNNNNNNNNNNNNNNNNNNNNNNNNNNNNNNNNNNNNNNNNNNNNNNNNNNNNNNNNNNNNNNNNNNNNNNNNNNNNNNNNNNNNNNNNNNNNNNNNNNNNNNNNNNNNNNNNNNNNNNNNNNNNNNNNNNNNNNNNNNNNNNNNNNNNNNNNNNNNNNNNNNNNNNNNNNNNNNNNNNNNNNNNNNNNNNNNNNNNNNNNNNNNNNNNNNNNNNNNNNNNNNNNNNNNNNNNNNNNNNNNNNNNNNNNNNNNNNNNNNNNNNNNNNNNNNNNNNNNNNNNNNNNNNNNNNNNNNNNNNNNNNNNNNNNNNNNNNNNNNNNNNNNNNNNNNNNNNNNNNNNNNNNNNNNNNNNNNNNNNNNNNNNNNNNNNNNNNNNNNNNNNNNNNNNNNNNNNNNNNNNNNNNNNNNNNNNNNNNNNNNNNNNNNNNNNNNNNNNNNNNNNNNNNNNNNNNNNNNNNNNNNNNNNNNNNNNNNNNNNNNNNNNNNNNNNNNNNNNNNNNNNNNNNNNNNNNNNNNNNNNNNNNNNNNNNNNNNNNNNNNNNNNNNNNNNNNNNNNNNNNNNNNNNNNNNNNNNNNNNNNNNNNNNNNNNNNNNNNNNNNNNNNNNNNNNNNNNNNNNNNNNNNNNNNNNNNNNNNNNNNNNNNNNNNNNNNNNNNNNNNNNNNNNNNNNNNNNNNNNNNNNNNNNNNNNNNNNNNNNNNNNNNNNNNNNNNNNNNNNNNNNNNNNNNNNNNNNNNNNNNNNNNNNNNNNNNNNNNNNNNNNNNNNNNNNNNNNNNNNNNNNNNNNNNNNNNNNNNNNNNNNNNNNNNNNNNNNNNNNNNNNNNNNNNNNNNNNNNNNNNNNNNNNNNNNNNNNNNNNNNNNNNNNNNNNNNNNNNNNNNNNNNNNNNNNNNNNNNNNNNNNNNNNNNNNNNNNNNNNNNNNNNNNNNNNNNNNNNNNNNNNNNNNNNNNNNNNNNNNNNNNNNNNNNNNNNNNNNNNNNNNNNNNNNNNNNNNNNNNNNNNNNNNNNNNNNNNNNNNattctatacaatttggtaggtctaaatatgcagaaataccacattatcatcaagttatactcattcaaatatgacccttacaaaatcaaacactaaaacttgattgatttaaaaactcttagcttgtattaccttaagtgactcatatgaacatgcttaatgcaatcataagatatcTTATctctaggatattcattgtaagtcatccACTAAAATGCTACTAACAGGATAgtaggtttcatacataggaaaacttattcacttcctagctaagaaacatgcggggtattacagtgaacaagtcaagaaagtaaggagtgagTTTACTTATGATGACCTAATAGCATTGAAGAAAAATTCTAAGACAAAGAACATCCTAGTCTGTggattaggacctgctgaatacaataGAGTATCAACATgtaccactgctaagcaaatttgaGATACTTTAGTAAATTCACATGAGGGTACCTCTCAACTAGgaaaattcaagatttctcttctttttactgaatatgaagcttttaagatgaagaaaaatgaatTCTTACATGACATGATAACAAAGCTTACTACTCTAACAAATGAGTTGACTTTCTTAGGAAAAGTCATCACTGAGGAGGAATAAGTAGAAAAGGTTTGGGtgctaccaaaatcaaaatagaatgttAAAGTTACTTCTATTAGGGAGGCAAATAAGGATCTCACAGGTATGACTTTGGATGAACTGGTAGGAAACTTAAGAACCTATGAAATAGAAATTGATGGAACCAAAGAACAAAGAGCTTCTGAGAAAATCTTTGCTTTGAAGGCTTCAGCTAGTGATGAAGAGATTGAAATGGACAAGTAACAAGGTTCCTTCATAACTAAAAACTTCatcaaattctttaaaaagaagaagggaacaggCAGCAAAAAATATTCTAATGATAATACAAATAGATGttacaagtgtggtaagactgatcatcagatcagatATTAACCTTTTGGGGAAAttgaaggaagaaaagaaaggGCTAAAAAAGAACTGAAAGAAAAGGACAAGAGGAAGGAAAAGGAAGAACATGCTATGATAGCAGCATGGGGATATAATTCTGataatgatgaagttgatgagACAGCATTtatggctcttggagattcaaacatagaagaagaagatgatgcttctgacgaaagtatacttgaactcaaagaaaatttgCATCTGTTTTCTAAAACTAAACTTGTTTCTTCGATGAGTACCTTAATTGAAAAtctccaagaattaacttctgatagacTTTGATAAGACTTTTCTCCTGTAACAAGACTTGAATCTATAAGATTACTTGTTGCTTTTGCTGCTTATGTAAAGTTTATTCTCTATCAGATGAATGTGAAGAGTGCATTCTTGAATGAGATTCTCAAAGAGGAGGTTTATGTTAATCAACCTCCAGGATTTGAAAGCAAGAAGTTTCCTGATCATGTGTATAAACTGGATAAGGCCTTATATGGGCTGAAGCAAGCTCCAAGGACTTGGTATGATGGATTGTCAAAGTTTCTATTGGAGCATGGTCATACCAcaggtaaaattgacaatacctttttcttaaaaactaatggaaaggatttgttagttgtgcaggtatatgtggatgacattatttttggttcaaccaatatgaatatgactcatgagttttccaaactcatgagttgtgaatttgagatgagcatgatgggggaTATGAATTACTTCCTGGGATTGCAAATAAAATAGTCAGCATTAGGGATAATGATCTATCAATAGAAGTATGCCAAAGAACTTCTCAAAAGATTCTCTGTGGAAGAGGACAAAGAGATCAGTACTCCTATTTCTATGGCCACAAAGCTAGATTTAGATAAAACAGGTCCTGATATGGAGCAAAAGATGTATAGAGGTATGATAGGGTCATTATTATACCTCACAACAAGCAGGCCTGACATTCTTTTCAATGTAGGGCTATGTGATAGTTTTCAAGCAAAGTCCAAAGAATCACATCTAAAATCAGTGAAAAGAATATTTAGATACTTAAAGAGAACTAGTGATCTTGGCTTATGGTATCTCAAAGGTAGTAACTTTGATTTGGTAGGATACTCTGATGCTGATTATGCAGGATATTTGGTTGACAGGAAGAGCACTACAGGCATGGcacacttccttggatcatgtttgattacctaGTCTACTAAGAAGTAAAACTTAGTAGCCCTGTctactgctgaagctgaatatgttgttgtaggTTCTTATTGTGCCCAATTGTTATGGATTAAGCAACAACTATTAGACTTTGGTGTAGATGTTGGTTGTGTTcccattttttgtgataataaAAGTGCCATTAACGTAGCCAAAAATCATGTTCAACATAAAAtaactaagcatattgatattagacatcactttcttagagataatctTGAAAAGggtcatatatcaattatgttttgttccaCTGAAGAACATAATGCTGACATTTTCACTAAGGTTTTAAGTAGAGAAcggtttgaaaaaaataggttagccttggggatgattaaaaatACATAAGTCTCCCTCAATTCTTGATTAGAATAAGTTGATCttaaagtgattgttgattaattAGTCTAACACATTaagttgtgtatcctaattccaaTATTTTAGAGTATATTGACTCATGTATGTGTTAATTTTATAGAGAGACTGAATAACAGAAGtaattttgtgtatttttttaattcaggTATGATTACTTTTACCTATAGTGGCATAAAGAGAAACAAGTTGTCTACCTGGTTCCTTCTTGTTACACTTAAACCGCCAAAAATCTAAGATTCATTCTTCAAAAGGCTTCTTCCTATTTTCTCATCAGTACAGAACTCCTCACCCATTCAACTTCCTCTTATTTCTTCCTTACATAcattttctctttttgatttttattcattCTCACTTCAACTCTTCACAACTAAGAAAAATTTCTTGTTTCACAAATAGCTTCCTCCTCATCTTCTTCGTCCTTCTCATCTACTGACTCTATAAAAAATCCCTTCACTTCCATTGTACTTCATCCAGACATCACCTTATCTCCCTTAATCCTTTctcaaattttcctaaatttaacCGATTTCGCTGCATTCAGAAATTTTCCAAACCCTTTGGCCtaaatttcttcaccttatcttTCTTGAAACCCTCACTTTCGCCTCCCAACATACTCCAAATTCTTGATGCTGATGATATTTCTCTGGATATAGATAGAATTCCTATTGCAGACTTAATCCCAAGAAGGTCCAGATCTAAGCTACCCAGAAAACCCTCTACCATCACCATCAATGTTGAGGATACTGATCCTGTAGAACCCTCTCCAATTTTCTCTACTCCTTATACCTCTCACACTCGAGGGAAAAAGCAACGATAAGATGCTTTCTTGGCTGAAGCTCTTCGAGCTAGCAAGAAAAAATGTGTGGCTACATTTAATCCTACCCCTCCTCCTGCATATTCTCCTGATTTTTTTCTTTGGTCAGTACGAAAGAATAAGACTATCATGGACAAAGTCCCAAAACCCTATTTGTCTCAAAAATCTTCTCCTAAACCTACTCAGAAAGTTTCCTCCTCTTCAAAATCTACTCTTACTATTAAAGATTCCACATCCTCTAGAGTTTCTCTCCCAAAGTCTTCTACTCGTCCAAAGAAATAGGTCAACAAACTTGTTCCTTTTGAATCTGAGTTCACTCTAGATGCCACTGATGAGTTATATCATGAGTATGAAGTTCTCCAACCATCCTCTCATTAAGATACTTTTGAGGCACATCATCTTCACTTTTAAAAGTGCAAATTAGCTAGAGGAAGGGTTGTTAGTGGTTTTGGGGGGGGGCTGATATATAGAGTTTACTAGTAAATTAGAGTTTCAAGGATGTTCACATTTATTTCTTCAGGGAGACCTTTAGAGAAGATTTACCAAACCTGAAGTATATGAGTTCTACACAAATGGAGTAGGTAGTGGTGAGATGTTGTCTACTACTATTAGAAAGGTTACAATGAACCTTTATATTGCTGACATTGCTAGGATCTTGCATATTCCTTCTGGGTCTTGGGGTTACTATGTCAAGGGCACTTGGCCTCTTCTAGACAATCTTACCTCTGCTCTTGACATATGTAGAAAGTTCTCTGGGAATCCTCACTTGATCCATCATAGAAGAGTCCTTAAGAGGGATATGTCCCTACTTCACCAGCTCTATTTTGATGTAATGCATAAGATTATTATCCCTAGGAAGGAAAGAAAGAGTGTGGCTAGTTTTCTTGATCTTACACTCATGGAACTGTTGGATACTGAGGTAAGAATTGATTTTCCTCAACTTATACTGAAGCATATGTAAAGGGTTCTCCTCAAGGAAATCAATGGGCATGCTCTCCCTTATGAATTCTGGCTTACCCCTATATTTGAGGAGTTTAGGGTGTCTATCAAAGTATGGTCTGTACAGACTACCAAGGATATCATAGGGAGTATAAACCACATGATGCTACCTATTTCTGTGAGGAGTGCTGACAACCCAATGAAAAGATTGAGAAATGTACTAGCTATAAAATAGGGTGAGGTAAAAGTTGCTCAGGCTGCTTTAGAGGCTCCACAGGCTGCTCATGAGGATGAAAAAAGTCTCCTTTAAGCTCAGATTGCCTCCCACACAACCTTGTTGGAAAAAAAGAGAGCTGAGAATGCTGATGTTATTAGGAAGCTGACTTCCCTTATCCCTTCCTCTTCATCCACTTAGCCTCCTTTTTGCTGTCCTAGGCCTATTTTCTTGTGTCCTTCCTTTGTGACTTGTTATCTCTTATGTTGCTTTTGGTACAATTAGTTGTATTCTGAAAATGAATGAAATGGACATATTTTCTTTAAAGTGTTCTACTCCTGCTTTATTATATTGTATTCATGTTCTCTTACTCTCAATTTTGATTGTCTTAGTGATAGCCTCAATGACCATGAATCATTAGACTTTTTCACTTGTAGTGCCAAATTTTTTATGATGTCAAAAGGGAGAAGAATGGACTATGCAGTGCTTTTATAACTCAATTGGACTAACCTGTTTCATTCTGTTATTCTTTTATTTACATTCCTTATTGAGTATGTCAGATTTTTGTGATGTTGTGCTGCtgagtttgtcatcatcaaaaaaggggaaTTTGTTAGGGCATGTAGAGTTTTTATaatagacatgtgaatgaaacatgttgtaaAAGTTGGTCCATCCAAGTGTACAAAGCATAACTGGAGGCAAGGTTGTTGATAAGATGATATTACGAATAAACAGGAGTGGATAAGCAGGAATATTCAGACATTCTCTCAACACTTATCACTTTAATAAATAGGAAGAAAAATGCAGTATCCAAAAGTTGAATTGATCAAGAATTCCAACAATAAGAGGAGTCCTGCAAGACTAAGGGATAAATGAAAAGAGTCATATTTAACCAAGGAGAGAGAGACGGCTACAACAAGAAGTGAAGTTACTTGATAGAGTTTCATTGAAGATAGAAGTAGAGATCAAAAAAGACTTTATCATAAGGTGTGCATATATACGGCAAACAACATTCAAGTAAAATACTCAAGCACTGATAAGACAATCAGCAATCAGCAAAATAGTtcacttacttgaagaagaacctgatCCCTTACTTAGCAAATCTTAGACTATTTGtaataggtaggttctttgagttatAATGAatcattgttctagtctcagtgatctataaactgagttaatagttgtgtcttcaagttagggaactcgaagacttgggaacacttatcttgggaagatttgtgtttttgtaattataggagttagaagttttaatttctAGTTTACGAGAAGTCTTGTaactttgttgatttttgaggctcaagagttatagtgaagttggggttaaatcctgtagaggtacaggtcgtgattttttacacctttcttgagctgggtattttccacgtaaaaacaccatgttcagtttttacttctgtgaaccaagTTTACTTACTtattccacagataggcaatcaATAGAGTCTAATATTAAAATCAGTAGCGCACGGACTCTAACAAAGTGAAAACAGAGATATCAAAAGTAGTAGGACCAAACAGGAAGTTTGAAGAAAGTGACACTGACAATCTCCCTTATATGATAGGGGTAAT
Coding sequences:
- the LOC107844589 gene encoding cytochrome P450 71C3-like; this encodes MTLDELVGNLRTYEIEIDGTKEQRASEKIFALKASASDEEIEMDKLESIRLLVAFAAYVKFILYQMNVKSAFLNEILKEEVYVNQPPGFESKKFPDHVYKLDKALYGLKQAPRTWYDGLSKFLLEHGHTTGLCDSFQAKSKESHLKSVKRIFRYLKRTSDLGLWYLKGSNFDLVGYSDADYAGYLVDRKSTTGVIKESLRLHPPAPFLIPRETILDTKFMGYDVPKGTQVLVNVWVIGRDPECWDEPTSFKPESFLGSKVDVKGQHYELIPFGGGRRMCVGFPLGRRMMHFALRSLLHEFEWDLPNGVFPKSINMDESMGVTARKRLFESDAKKGLISYCSY